One window of Deltaproteobacteria bacterium genomic DNA carries:
- the asnB gene encoding asparagine synthase (glutamine-hydrolyzing), which produces MCGICGEFSYAAGDVNPDIVLRMTSTMAHRGPDADGTYLSPDRRVGFGHRRLSIIDLSEAGRQPMCNEDRTVWITFNGEIYNHDEVRRELVARGHVYHSRTDTETIVHAYEEWGVEAIHRLHGMFAFAVWDERRGKMLLVRDRIGIKPLYFRQDGGRLLFGSEIKAILAHPAVTPDLDEEAAYHYLSFMVTPAPMTMFAGIRKLPAGHYMEIDGAGNTKVVQYWDVIPDPATWTPVTDEHEAVETVQSLLRSAVEKRMMSDVPFGVFLSGGIDSSTNVALMSQASSLPVRTFTVGYKDDGEFNELQYARRVAQDFSTEHHEILIDEKDFRDFVPQLIFHQDEPIADWVCVPLYYVSKLLRDSGTIVVQVGEGADELFCGYPGYLPYLSNKADFYRKYLKLPRWMRRGVGASAEALGSAWEFPPFPLNVLGEAGRSHELFWSGAALFRGQTKRRLTAPWSMSRLDSFDAIKSYYDRFDAMCPTGDPLNRMAYQEFKLRLPELLLMRVDKMTMGVSVEARVPFLDHLLVEYAFRIPQAMKLRDGVLKSVLKKAVRGLIPDEIIDRKKQGFGVPGQKWMEGYMDEFSRDAIFNSSLRERKLFDYDFVDALFRHSRSQAHVSAIYIWTLVNFSLWYDHWVTRTR; this is translated from the coding sequence ATGTGCGGCATTTGTGGCGAATTTTCTTACGCCGCCGGGGACGTGAACCCGGACATCGTGCTTCGCATGACGTCGACCATGGCGCATCGCGGGCCGGACGCCGATGGGACGTACCTGTCCCCCGATCGCCGGGTCGGGTTCGGGCATCGTCGGCTGTCGATCATCGACCTGTCCGAGGCCGGTCGCCAGCCGATGTGCAATGAGGACCGGACGGTCTGGATCACCTTCAACGGCGAGATCTACAACCACGACGAGGTGCGTCGCGAGCTTGTCGCGCGCGGCCATGTCTATCACAGTCGCACCGATACCGAGACGATCGTCCACGCTTACGAGGAGTGGGGCGTCGAGGCGATTCATCGATTGCACGGGATGTTCGCATTCGCGGTGTGGGATGAGCGGCGAGGCAAGATGCTGCTTGTGCGAGACCGCATCGGCATCAAGCCGCTGTATTTCCGGCAGGACGGCGGGCGGCTGCTCTTCGGCTCCGAGATCAAGGCGATCCTCGCGCATCCGGCCGTCACGCCCGACCTGGACGAGGAAGCCGCCTACCACTACCTCTCGTTCATGGTCACGCCCGCGCCGATGACCATGTTCGCGGGCATTCGCAAGCTCCCGGCCGGCCATTACATGGAGATCGACGGCGCGGGGAACACGAAGGTCGTCCAGTATTGGGATGTCATCCCGGACCCCGCGACCTGGACACCCGTGACCGATGAGCACGAGGCGGTCGAAACCGTCCAGTCCCTCCTGCGTTCGGCGGTCGAGAAGCGCATGATGTCCGACGTGCCGTTCGGCGTGTTTTTGTCGGGCGGCATCGATTCGAGCACCAATGTCGCGCTCATGAGCCAGGCGTCGTCATTGCCGGTGCGCACCTTCACGGTGGGCTACAAGGACGACGGCGAGTTCAACGAACTCCAGTACGCGCGTCGCGTCGCGCAGGACTTTTCGACCGAGCACCACGAAATCCTGATCGACGAGAAGGATTTTCGCGACTTCGTTCCGCAACTGATCTTCCATCAGGACGAGCCGATCGCCGACTGGGTCTGCGTGCCGCTCTACTACGTGTCGAAGCTGCTGCGCGATAGCGGGACGATCGTGGTGCAGGTGGGCGAGGGGGCCGACGAACTGTTCTGCGGCTACCCGGGCTACCTGCCGTATCTGAGCAACAAAGCCGATTTCTACCGCAAGTACCTCAAGTTGCCGCGCTGGATGCGCCGGGGCGTCGGCGCGAGCGCCGAGGCGTTGGGGTCGGCGTGGGAGTTTCCGCCTTTTCCGCTGAATGTGCTGGGTGAGGCGGGCCGCTCGCACGAGCTGTTCTGGAGCGGTGCGGCACTCTTTCGCGGGCAGACCAAGCGTCGTCTCACCGCGCCGTGGTCGATGTCGCGGCTCGACAGCTTCGACGCGATCAAGTCCTATTATGACCGCTTCGACGCGATGTGCCCGACGGGTGATCCCTTGAACCGCATGGCGTATCAGGAGTTCAAGCTGCGCTTGCCGGAACTGCTGCTGATGCGCGTGGACAAGATGACCATGGGCGTGTCGGTCGAGGCGCGCGTGCCGTTTCTCGACCACCTGCTCGTGGAGTACGCGTTCCGCATTCCCCAGGCCATGAAGCTGCGTGACGGCGTGCTCAAGTCGGTGCTGAAAAAGGCGGTTCGCGGACTGATTCCCGACGAGATCATCGACCGCAAGAAGCAGGGTTTCGGCGTTCCCGGCCAGAAGTGGATGGAAGGCTACATGGACGAGTTCTCGCGCGACGCGATCTTCAATTCGTCGCTGCGCGAGCGAAAACTCTTCGACTACGATTTCGTCGACGCGCTCTTCCGCCATTCGCGCTCCCAGGCGCACGTCAGCGCCATCTACATCTGGACGCTCGTCAACTTTTCGCTCTGGTACGACCACTGGGTGACGCGCACCCGCTGA